From Dehalococcoidia bacterium, a single genomic window includes:
- the ftsA gene encoding cell division protein FtsA → MRRGDIIGAIDVGSHKVCTLLAEVSEGGELRIVGMGSVASQGIRRGMVDNIKLATEAIASSVEKVERSSGNRLPPVLVNISGHHLSSLNHRGVATIMGGRRAIHQQDVARALEDARAVPIPSDREILHMIPRGYVLDGQEQVSDPIGMYGQRVDVEVHLVSASATAVQNLVQCVEAAGLRVEGLVASPLAAAEAVLEEEEKQQGVVVVDIGGGTTDVAVFLEGTPYYTACLPVGGYHFTHDLVVGLRVPFSVAEDLKVRYGVAITSRVGDDDAVEVESFGGQRRKLIPRKRLAEILQARAEEVLEMVYTEVRRAGFDVMLAAGLVLTGGTASLPGLDELAEQLLNLPVRIGFPRGVYGLADAVREPAYATSVGLLRWGLQGDGKGVARSAPPAGSLWARIKHWLSLLIPQ, encoded by the coding sequence ATGCGGCGGGGTGACATCATCGGTGCCATCGATGTGGGCAGCCATAAGGTGTGCACCCTCCTAGCGGAGGTCTCTGAGGGGGGCGAGCTGCGCATCGTAGGCATGGGGTCTGTTGCCTCTCAGGGCATCAGGCGGGGCATGGTGGACAACATCAAGCTGGCCACGGAGGCCATTGCATCATCGGTGGAGAAGGTGGAGAGGTCCAGTGGCAACCGCTTGCCTCCTGTCCTGGTCAATATCAGCGGTCACCACCTCTCTTCCTTGAACCACCGGGGGGTGGCCACCATCATGGGGGGGAGGCGGGCCATCCATCAGCAGGACGTGGCGCGGGCCTTGGAGGATGCCCGCGCTGTCCCCATCCCTTCGGACAGGGAAATCCTGCATATGATCCCGCGGGGCTATGTGCTGGATGGCCAGGAGCAGGTATCGGACCCCATCGGTATGTATGGGCAGCGGGTGGATGTGGAGGTGCACCTGGTCAGCGCATCGGCGACGGCTGTGCAGAACTTGGTGCAGTGCGTGGAGGCGGCGGGCCTCAGGGTGGAGGGATTGGTGGCCTCCCCCCTGGCGGCGGCGGAGGCCGTACTGGAGGAGGAGGAGAAGCAGCAAGGGGTAGTGGTGGTGGACATCGGCGGAGGCACTACCGATGTGGCTGTGTTCTTGGAGGGGACGCCATACTACACCGCCTGCCTCCCCGTGGGGGGCTACCATTTTACCCACGACCTGGTAGTGGGCCTGCGGGTCCCCTTCTCGGTGGCGGAGGACCTGAAGGTGCGCTACGGTGTAGCTATCACCAGCCGCGTAGGGGACGATGACGCGGTGGAGGTGGAGTCCTTCGGTGGGCAGCGCCGGAAGCTCATCCCCCGCAAGCGTCTGGCGGAGATATTGCAGGCGCGGGCGGAGGAGGTGCTGGAGATGGTCTATACTGAGGTGCGGCGGGCCGGGTTCGACGTAATGCTGGCCGCTGGCCTTGTCCTCACGGGGGGGACGGCCTCCCTGCCAGGCCTGGACGAGCTGGCGGAGCAGCTGCTGAATTTGCCCGTCCGCATCGGCTTTCCAAGAGGGGTTTACGGGTTGGCGGATGCGGTGCGGGAGCCGGCCTACGCCACCAGCGTAGGCCTGCTGCGCTGGGGCCTACAGGGCGACGGGAAAGGGGTGGCGCGGTCCGCCCCTCCGGCCGGCTCCTTATGGGCAAGGATAAAGCATTGGTTAAGTCTGCTCATTCCGCAGTAG
- the ftsZ gene encoding cell division protein FtsZ, whose protein sequence is MVKGSGQRIDLDGIPPIKVVGVGGAGCKTINRLIQVGVKGVEFIAINTDAQDLMHCQASTKIRIGDRITRGLGAGGDPEKGRQAAEESLDEVKEALKGADMVFITAGMGGGTGTGAAPLIAQVSRNIGALTVAVVTRPFSFEMPRRRRNAEEGLAALEQEVDTLITISNDRLLSVCPPNTTVQQAFLVADDVLRQGIQGIVELITMPGDINLDFADVRRIMSQAGPALMAIGRGRGDNRAVEAAKAAIHSPLLDTSIQGARGVLYNVVSDGSLTIEELNMAGQVIAEVVDHDAEVIFGTATDPNLGEEVKVILIAVGFVSPQREREAQPFSRMADDHQGEPFDADLPSFLRRPRHLR, encoded by the coding sequence ATGGTTAAGGGCAGTGGGCAGCGTATAGACCTGGACGGCATCCCGCCCATCAAGGTGGTGGGCGTGGGAGGCGCAGGTTGCAAGACTATAAACCGCCTCATCCAGGTGGGCGTAAAAGGGGTGGAGTTTATCGCCATCAACACCGATGCCCAGGACCTGATGCATTGCCAGGCCTCCACCAAGATCCGCATCGGCGATCGCATCACGCGGGGGCTAGGGGCCGGCGGCGACCCGGAAAAGGGGCGGCAGGCGGCGGAGGAGTCCCTAGATGAGGTCAAGGAGGCCCTTAAGGGGGCGGACATGGTCTTCATCACCGCAGGCATGGGCGGGGGCACCGGTACGGGCGCTGCCCCCCTCATCGCCCAGGTATCCAGGAACATAGGGGCCCTGACGGTGGCTGTGGTCACGCGCCCCTTCTCCTTCGAGATGCCCAGACGCCGCCGCAACGCCGAGGAGGGGTTGGCCGCCCTGGAACAGGAGGTGGACACCCTCATCACCATATCTAACGACCGCCTCCTGAGCGTTTGTCCCCCCAATACCACCGTCCAGCAGGCCTTCCTAGTGGCCGACGACGTGCTGCGTCAGGGCATCCAGGGAATAGTGGAGCTCATCACCATGCCCGGTGACATCAACCTGGACTTCGCCGATGTGCGGCGTATCATGAGTCAGGCGGGCCCTGCCCTTATGGCCATCGGCCGTGGCCGGGGCGATAACCGGGCGGTGGAGGCGGCCAAGGCCGCCATCCACAGCCCCCTCCTGGACACCAGCATCCAAGGGGCACGGGGTGTCCTTTATAACGTCGTGTCCGATGGCTCCCTCACCATCGAGGAGCTCAACATGGCTGGCCAGGTCATTGCCGAGGTGGTGGACCACGATGCGGAGGTCATTTTCGGCACCGCCACCGACCCCAACCTGGGGGAGGAGGTGAAGGTCATCCTCATCGCCGTGGGCTTCGTCTCTCCCCAGCGGGAACGGGAGGCTCAACCCTTCTCCCGTATGGCCGATGACCACCAGGGGGAGCCCTTCGATGCTGACCTCCCCTCCTTCCTCCGTCGCCCCCGCCACCTCCGCTGA
- the nrdR gene encoding transcriptional regulator NrdR, whose product MECPFCGYGDSRVVDSRPRGGGVRRRRECLRCGQRFSTMERVELENLMVVKKDGRREPFSRDKVLAGVRKACEKRPIPTGAIEELVDKVERQVYALGRAEVPTSYIGDLVMEELRRLDRIAYIRFASVYRAFADVDELERELEALKAGWPRPEVPPGQLALLPQVGGQEERAEGWQRRRRASGARG is encoded by the coding sequence ATGGAGTGTCCGTTTTGTGGGTATGGCGATTCGCGGGTGGTGGACTCGCGGCCCAGGGGTGGGGGTGTGAGGCGGCGGCGGGAGTGTCTGCGGTGTGGGCAGCGGTTCAGCACCATGGAGCGGGTGGAGCTGGAGAACCTGATGGTGGTTAAGAAGGACGGGCGGCGGGAGCCCTTCTCCCGCGATAAGGTGCTGGCGGGTGTGCGCAAGGCCTGTGAGAAGCGCCCCATCCCCACGGGGGCCATTGAGGAGCTGGTGGACAAGGTGGAGAGGCAGGTCTACGCCCTGGGGCGGGCGGAGGTTCCCACCAGCTATATCGGCGACCTGGTGATGGAGGAGCTGCGGCGGCTGGACCGCATCGCCTATATCCGCTTCGCCAGCGTCTACCGTGCCTTTGCCGATGTGGACGAGCTGGAGCGGGAGCTTGAGGCCCTCAAGGCCGGCTGGCCCCGCCCCGAAGTCCCCCCAGGCCAGCTGGCCCTCTTGCCGCAGGTGGGTGGGCAGGAGGAGAGGGCGGAGGGGTGGCAGCGTAGGCGAAGGGCCAGCGGCGCAAGAGGCTAG